TCGCAGCCGCGCTGGTCGTCTCCGTACTGGGGGGATCGGCGTGCGCCCGTCCGGGGGGCACGACCATCCACGCCGAGTTCGACGACGTGGGAGACCTCGTCACACGCGCCAACGTCCAGAGCCGCGATGCGGTGATCGGCACGGTCTCCTCCATCGAGCTCCGGGAGCGCGAAGGGGAGCCCGGGTGGCTGGCGCGGGTCACCTTGACCGTCGACGAGGGCGCCCCCATCCCGGAGGGGACGACGGCCGTGGTGCGGTCCACCTCGCTGCTCGGCGAGAAGTTCGTTGACCTCGTCCCGCCCGAGGACGTGGCACCCGACACGCCGCGCCTCCCGGACGGAGCCGTCATCCCCCTGGCGCGCACGGACAAGGCGCCCGAGCTCGAAGAGGTCTTCCAGGAGCTCGGCGGGCTCCTGGCCTCCGGAGCCCTGGCCGACCTGGGCACGTTCGTGACCGCCCAGGCGCGCATCCTCGAAGGGCGCAGCGAGGAGGTCGGCCGGGTCCTCGACGGCACGGCCCGGGTGGTGGACTCGCTGGCCGGACAGAGGCAGGCGATCGCGCAGGCCCTCGACAACCTCCGCTCCACCGCCGCGACCCTCGCCGCCGGGACCGACACCACCAACCGCTTCCTCACCACCACCGACCAGGCGCTCGGGGTGCTGGTCGAGCAGCGCGGACAGCTCGAGTCGCTGCTCCTCGAGCTCGACCGCTTCTCGGCCGTAGGGTCCCGCCTCCTCGAGCAGCACTCCGACGAGATGGACCGGCAGATCAAAGCCCTCCTGCAGATCGTGCCGAAGGTGCACGAGGCACGCGCGGTGCTCGACCAGGCGATCCCCAAGCTGACGCCGTTCGCCCTGCTGTTCGCTCGGGCCATCCCGGGCGACTACATCCAGCTCGACATCTACCCCGAGAGCCCGCTCCCCGTCCCC
The sequence above is drawn from the Actinomycetota bacterium genome and encodes:
- a CDS encoding MlaD family protein, coding for MRRVLLAAALVVSVLGGSACARPGGTTIHAEFDDVGDLVTRANVQSRDAVIGTVSSIELREREGEPGWLARVTLTVDEGAPIPEGTTAVVRSTSLLGEKFVDLVPPEDVAPDTPRLPDGAVIPLARTDKAPELEEVFQELGGLLASGALADLGTFVTAQARILEGRSEEVGRVLDGTARVVDSLAGQRQAIAQALDNLRSTAATLAAGTDTTNRFLTTTDQALGVLVEQRGQLESLLLELDRFSAVGSRLLEQHSDEMDRQIKALLQIVPKVHEARAVLDQAIPKLTPFALLFARAIPGDYIQLDIYPESPLPVPHAGGSAQAVGHLWGTAAGERAR